The Oryza glaberrima chromosome 5, OglaRS2, whole genome shotgun sequence DNA segment gcggggaGGGCGCGCGGGAGGGGAGCTCCCGGACCTAGCcgtgggggcgggggcggcggggggaggggcGAGGATAGGGACGCTGCTGAtgagcacgacggcggcggcggtgaccaaGGCGCGGGAGAACCCGTACATCCTGGCGCTCGCGGCGAACCCGACGTTCGTGTCGGGGCTCGTGGCGTGGGCGGTGGCGCAGGCGGCCAAGGTCGTGCTCACCTCGTTCGTGGAGCGGCGGTGGGACCTGCGGATGCTGTTCAGCTCCGGCGGGATGCCGTCGTCGCACACGGCGCTCTGCACCGCGCTCACCGCCTCCGTCGCGCTCTGCCACGGCGTCAGCGACTCGCTCTTCCCTGTCTGCCTCGGGTTCACATTGATAGTCATGTATGACGCCACGGGCGTCAGGCGCCACGCGGGGATGCAGGCCGAGGTGAGCCAATGCTTCGATTGCTTTTGTCCATTTCTGTATTTCATTTAGATGTAtgtgatacatttttttttctgaacttttgATTTTGATAGCTAATTTGTCAAAATGATTCAGAGATTGCTTGTTATTTGGGGTAGGATACTTTTTGTTCACATTGTTCAATCATCGATGAATGACTGATTCGATGGCCCTTGTGAGGTTTGAACTTGCGGCTGGTGgtatattttacatttttaccCAATGTTGGAGTGATTATGGGATTGCATACTCCTATGTTGTTACTTTCAATGTGGTAGTATTTGTGGTGTACATACAGATTGATTGCTTATGTTATCATTGTTTGGGATAACATTGGTGTTCATTTTACTCTGCTTTTATGGTTTTCGTCTCTCAGCAGTAAGTGTAATGGTTACCATTTGCAAATGATTGTAAATTTGTGATATGACTTACAACTGAAAATCTGAAGCTAACATTCTGAACTCAATGGGGACTATGATTTCGCGTTGGCATCATTGCGATACTATTATGAATTGTGCTACATATATAAGATTATGGCTGTCCTGATATAAAACAAGCCAGCCAAATTGCAAAAGTTAATCATGTGCGAGCTGCTGTTATTTGGGCTttagaagttgttatatggCAGTTTTAGTATCTTTTCGCATAAACAAATTTTGGCTTTGTCTTAGCTTTCCAGTGGCCCCAGATACTTTTTTCACCATATGTTGAACTACAAACTTGAGTGTACTTGTTGGGGGCAATGGAACGGTGTTAAATAGTTTTGTGATTGTTTAGTATTTAGCATCAAAATAGATTTCAGGCATTCAAGACCAATGTCTTGCTCCTTCCAAACAATTGCTGTAGTTTGGTATGAAACTTGTGTGCTACATTCACCTTACTTAGCTCATTATCTTTTTTGTAAATCATAAAACCAGCTACTCAAATATATATTACTTCCCTGATTGAAGCTTCACATATTACCTTAGAATAACACATGGCACAGACCTGAGACCTGCAATCATTTTGCCAGTATGCTTTTCTTTATCAACTTACTTTAAGGGGTAGTGGTAACATTACTGTTTTATCACATGGAAACTGATAGCAAGCAGCAAATCCAGTTAAGCTTGCCGTACAtatcatctaaaaaaaatgcagtccagatactttttttttggaaagggGAAAATCCTGATAATTATCACGATTGCATTCTGATGCTCGAGTTTAGATTCAGGACCATTTGGATATTGGTTTTGGATAGCCATCACAACAACACAGTAGCAATAGTGTGTTATATATGACTTGTGATAGGGTGCTTATTTCCTGAATGGTAATACACAATAACACCAGATGCACCAAATGCTGTCAGTTTTATAGTACTCGCTTATTGTTACTTGATATCTTCCTTATGATTGACACAGGTACTCAATAAGATCGTTGAGGACCTGTTTCAAGGCCATCCAATTAGTGAAAGAAAACTGAAGGAGTTGTTAGGGCATACTCCATCACAGGTTTTTGCCGGCGCTTTGCTAGGCATCATGGTGGCCTGGTTCTGTTGTCAGGGCTGTATTGTTCCCATTTGACTGCTGTTGTACTTCAGAAATGGAAAAATCGTTTTGACACGAAGATTTTTGGTGCATCTGGTGTAACCATTGTTCCAGGAGATAGCTAATTTTATTTCCTGGCCTGTTTGCCTGTACATATATGTAACTCAATAGCAGGGATAGCCACGAATTTGATATTCTCAATTCATAGTTGAGATTTAAGTCCTTTTCTGATCTGATTGACATCATTGAATGTAGGAGTGTTTTGCTCTCAGATCTGAAAATTCTGGAGTTACCCTGTACAACCACTGTGATCAAGAAGCCATAATTTGGGCATATTATCTCTGTATCATATAGTGAAACCAATGCTGATTGTTACTGGCTTCAGTCAAACAAATTCTGTCTGGACAATTAACTGTTACTAACAACTAGTATTGGTGTATTACCAGCAAGTACAAATTGGTCTAGCTATGTTTGGCAAATTGGGTCATGCTAAGTTGCTGCTTTGCTAGGGCACACGTGCTGCTCAATGCTTTTGTTTTTGGTACTACTTTACTTGGCACTTTGGCAGTTCGCACCTTTTCAATTGAGGGATCTCGCTCCAAAGTCGACGATGGTATCGATTTTTTATCACATGAAGCATGGCATTGTCGGTTGTCAACGACGAGATTTCCGTGAAACTCAACATTGACAAGAGCCCAGTGGTGCGCCACGAATCCTGACGATGCCTCAGGGCGTGCTGGTTCACGAGGCCATATTGCCCTATTCGTGATAAGGTGGAGGTATATAACattctacaattttttttattaaaatactttaaatTGTAggataattacattgtaactactGTAATGCAACTACTGTATAATTTGCTCATCTAACATCAAAACGTTAGGCTAACTTAGCGGATGAGGTGCGCTTTTGTGAAGCACTGACATGTAAAGCGAGTGTAACTTAATTTTTTGGTGGAATATGTTCATCTAGATTTAAGTTCTAGATTTAGATCCCGTTTGAATCATTTAGTCCCTGGATTAAAATTTTATTCCCCTACTATTTGGATCTAGGGACTAAAAGAGACTAAAGTCACATTTACCGAATTAGAGAGGGGTTGCCACTATAGTCCTATAAGTCTCAATATGCACTTTTAATCCCTTTTACTCACCCCTGTTTGGATTCTTAAGGATTAAAATAGAGTGACTAGTGGATTAGTCCCACgaaccaaacagggccttagcaCATGTGCTCATATTTacgattatttatttttttaggggtAGACAACATTCATGCCAATAATAACTTAATAAGACGTCTATAGTTAATTTATGAATCTCAAGATATAACGATCTAATTTTTAAGAGGTGTTTATAGAGTCCTAGGAGTAGGGTATATATGTATGCGTTTATATAGGTGAGTTTGCACACATCTATATGAGCGATTGCGTCCATACCgtgttttggaaaaaaaaaacactgattTTAACCAGACACGTTGCTTAATCAGGCAAAGCATGACACAGATTTCACTTTGGTGCTTTAGGTAAGGGCGAAAACCTGAAAACGGCTGGAAAGTGGAAACGAGTGAAAAACCATGTTTTGCCATATATGTTTATCTTGGTtgataaaaaaactgaaaatgataAAGTTAAAAACGAAAACGATATTGGGACCTTATAAAGGTGTGTTCGAGAGGAGAGGTTAGGAACCCCTTCTTTTCAACACGTAAAAGGAAACacacattagcacatgattaactAAGTATTAGCTACTACTTAGTCTCGAAAAAAGATAAACCATGTGTTCAAATTCGTAGCTAGGATTAGGTTTTTTAGACGGATGGGGTatcttttaaaaatagattaatatgatttttaaaacaactatatatacaaattaaaaaatgcattgtttaacgTTTGAAAAGTGTACATGTTAAAAAGGAGAAAGGTAAAGTTAGGAACATAGATAagagcatactccctccgttaaaaaaacaaaagtagaaacATACtctatgtctaaatttattatattaagaTGTGTCACGTTATAATAATAGGTTAtgtttttagacggagggagtagccagTAGCGGTGATAGTACATTCAGCCCAACTGACCATTAATCCTAGTCCACATAATAGACAAGACGTGTTGCTCCCTGCTTGTTCACCATCTTTGGACGAATGACTGGGGGCGTGACTGCGTGTAATAATTCTGTACAAAATAACAGATTTTTCAAACACAACTCTTAATCAGGCAAAGTATGACGCTGATTCCACCTTGGTGCTTTAAGAAAATAGAGGTCAACATGGAAAGAAACGGAAAGATGGAAATTCTCTAGATTCAAAGAAAGTGAGATAAAGCAGCTCCTTGGAATGCTCATGTCATGCTTGAAGGTGTCTGCCACTCATTAGAGTATCTAAGATAATAGTGTCATCAGTAACACACTTTAGTAGCGGCAAACAAGGCCGCATGTCTTGTTTCCAGCAAGTATAAATGCATGTAATAGTCATGGCTCCTGCCCTTTCgtctttttggaaaaaaaaagatatcaatGTTAAGTTGTTTTTGTTACGCAAATGTACCTGGTGATAGCAAACTGCACACCATAATTGTGATGAAAAGAATATAAAATGACATGCTTTCAGGGGTGTTTCTGTTAGGTACATTCACATGCATGGACATTCGCAATTTCACACGCACATTCAATCAGAGCATACCATGATGCAGTGAATGGAATTAAATGTTAGCCATATCATGCACGGGCCATTGCTATCACCGTGCTTTGATCAGTTGAGCTGCGTcttaaaaggagagagaaacaagcaaaaactaatttataagttactccatccatcctaatATGTAGCAACCTAAGATGGGATTAGATCCATAACCCATCCTagaactacgaatctgaacggagggagtaaatcttTATATCTGTAttagaagtttatatatatacaattttcacaaaaatcataGTTTAGAAGCTCGTAAAACATGTCACGTTAATCTATTgttatgttttcttaaaaaagagaACCAAAATAAACTCTAAAGCGTGACTTGAGTTCCAAAATTCAAAGGCTACAGTTAATAATATTTGGCTTTGGTTAACATACGGTGGGAAAGTCATGCATCTTTCAAATACATAATAACTCAAAATCCGGTGTGCACGTGGTGTCGTGGTGAAAGTACGCtgttattggaaaaaaaataatggacgTTTTAGAGTGGATACAATAATAGATGGTAGATGATCCATATAGGATTTTTTATGAGCTaaaggagagaggggaagagagagaaggagcgAGCGACTAATTAGTCACCCGACTGCACTCTCTGTCCGAGACGTCGGCCCACCAGGAACGATGGGTGCACCCACGCAAGCCGCCGTTGCCACGTCCGCGGGCGTCGCGCTCCACCAGATTGCCGCTGTTGCAGTCCTCGTCCGCCATGGCTGCCCTTGCCGTCGACTACGTTTGTCGTGaccgccgccactgccctcGTCCATCATGGCTACAGTCGCCATCGACTACGTCCGTCGCCGCTACCCTCATCCGTGtccaccgtcgccaccatcgCTGTCACCATCAACCGCGTCCGCCACCGCCTAGTCCGTTGCGGTCGTCGGACTGCTGGCCTTATCCTCCACGCTCATTGCCTGCATCCGCCTCGGCTACAACCTCATCCACCGTGGCAGCCCGTGTCCGGCTTGGCCGCAGCCCTCGTctacggcggccgccgccatcgctctCTTCTGCTGTCGTCGTCCTTGGTCCACCATGGTCGTCATTGTTGCGTTCTTCCGCCGCAGCGCGCTCATCCACTGCGTCGTCGCATCCTTCTGCCAGCATCACCTTGTCCACTGTGGCCGCGACCGTCGTGTCACCGCCATCGTGTTGTCGCCATCTTCCGCCGCAATTGGTGTCTTCGTCCGCCCCAGCCACCGTGGGCACTAGTACGCCACCGTCATCCACGTGCGTCACCGTAGTCCGGAGGACTAGAGAAGAAGAGGTGAGAGGAAAAGATTGGGAAAGATGGTGGGTCCCAtgaagataataaaatatatatgttacaGTCAATCTATTATAGACAATAActatattgtttgttatagATGATATGACTATCTATTATAGTCAGCACTTTGGACTTTCTCTTCAAACCCAATTCACCTCTTCTTCCGCCCGCCGTTGGCTGCCCCGCACGCGTAGCTAAAAGCGGGTGCACCGAGAGCGGCCACGTAGTACTAACTTCTCTTTATCGAGCGTCAACGTGAGCCGACTGCACCAAAATCATCAGTGGAAGCGGAGCACTTTTCCCCAGCGAAAATCGAGCGACGAATCATGGCAAAAGGCTTGAACCCGGTCCTGCTTTCTCTGAATTTCTAGCTATAGCCACTCACAGGATTTTGCTCATGTGCAGTCGTTAGTGTGACTCATCTTAAACAGTCACGACCATCCAAATTGCGTGTAAGTATGGGTGCAAGCGGGACGGGCAAGTTGATTTTTTATTCTCACTTCCAGTTCATTTTTATATCACCATGCGAAAAATGAACTATCAAACGAATTTTTATGCGGGTAGTGagactacccacttgcatccctacatGTAAGGGTTGAATTCTTTATTCTTGGAGCACTGTTTTACATAGAAAATAGTACCGTACAACCACTGTAGTGATGATGCTATAGCACTTGATTTGCGTCTttgatctaaaaaaataaaaaatgaatgatAAGATACCATACCGTTATTAACTTACAGTTCTAGTTGTGACTGCATGTAATCTCAATCTACATTTTTCTCATCTTTGCAGAAAATAAAGAAAGCGAAAGGAAAGGAAGGAAACTTAGTCCTATTTAAAATAGATTATTAACTGAATTATCATAGTAGATTaccaataaaattataattataaactAAATATTTCAACGATAAACTTAATAAACATTTAGAGATCTAactacttttgaaaaaaaaaacatattttcagaGACGTGAAATAGTTAAGCGAAGTTCTGAAAACAACGGGACCTTAGTGACACTGTAGTGTAGCACAGGCCACATAGGAAACAGGACAGGGCACAAAGTCAGCTGGCGTCGGCAAATGAAGGGTGTGTTGGTTGCCGGCCACACTTCCACAACTAACATCAAGCAAGTTGTGGTAGCCACTGTGGTGGACAAATTGCTAGCCACAAAGTGTGGCAAAGTTAGCAAGAAAATTAAGTTTATGATATGTGGGACATGCTATTGAAAAACTGTGGCAAGCCACAACTGTTGCagtgaaccaaacacatgcctaATAAACTGTGACAGCCACAAGTGTGGTGTGGCAAACGTGTGGCCAAGTCTCATCTCAAGCGAGCTAAAAGAAAATCTCAAGCGAGCTACTCCTATGTGCAGTTGAAACCGCAAGCTGTGGATACAAAGTAATACTAGTTTAGTCCATTTTAAGCGGAGTCATGGATTTTCGTATCCAATATTTAACTGTTTatttatcaaaaatatataaaatattaaataaatagtaacatataaagtactatttatgttttatcatataataacaataataataataatattttttaaaaataatcgTCTGATATAAATAGTGTAAAATTGTCGTCTTTTTAGGCGAACATAGTACTGAATACTGCTGTCGCACAGTTGGGGCGAAACGAGTTGTCCATTACCATTAGCGAAGACGACGATGCTGCCTCGCTCCAAGCCCCCAACTTGCGTGCGTGTGATGGCACTAGCTCTCTCTGGTTTTTTTTGTAACGAATCAGACAGCCGTCAATTTCATTTAATAGATAATAATAAAACTGTACAGAAAACACAGACACTAGCTCTCTCATCTCACTGAAACTTACTTTTTACCGCTCATGCATGATATCGAATGGCTGGGAGCTGGCTAATCTGAATCTCGCTCGCACTTTGACCCGGCTcttgcatatgcatatgtaacATTAGTGGTAGATTGCTGAATGTACTGAGATTATTAAGGCGTGATCTTGTTCTGCCGTGGTCAAATCAAACACTGCAACAATCTTTTGCCCGAACGAAGCAAACATAATTAATCTTTTTGTGAGTGTGCGAAGAACGCCCTTATCTTTTTTTCATGGCTTTATTCAgggatttgttttatttatttgcGATATCTTCTGAATCTGGATACAAGCTGTTATTATcagaaattatcacaaaaaaatttcacataTATCTGAGATCGTTAGTAGTTCATGTATATACTCTCTACATTCCCAATTGATCGTCGT contains these protein-coding regions:
- the LOC127772842 gene encoding uncharacterized protein LOC127772842 translates to MEVLSSSRFSRVFPSSLLSPVSKPLKPPRHRRRRVQTLSSSSSDAAAAPSTPPPVWPPASLSRLLAAALRGGRAGGELPDLAVGAGAAGGGARIGTLLMSTTAAAVTKARENPYILALAANPTFVSGLVAWAVAQAAKVVLTSFVERRWDLRMLFSSGGMPSSHTALCTALTASVALCHGVSDSLFPVCLGFTLIVMYDATGVRRHAGMQAEVLNKIVEDLFQGHPISERKLKELLGHTPSQVFAGALLGIMVAWFCCQGCIVPI